CTGCCGGCGAACCAGTCGAGCTTGAGCACGCCGAAGGTGAGCACCACGGCCGCAATCACGACCGCCACGATCAAGCGCAACGTCCACTTCACCGTAGAACTCCTATTGGCGGGACTTGCCCGCGAAGAACGAGAGCTGGGGCGAGGGCTCGTCGCGGTCGTCCTGAGACACAAGTTCCTTCTCGCGCTTGGCGTTGTCCAGGCTCTCGAGCACCAGCGGGCTGTTGCGCATTCGACGCAGGTCGGTCAACCACTCCAATGGATTGCCCGCCAAATCGCGTCGCAGCCGCGGCAACATCTCGGCGATCAGGTCGGCCAGATAGATCGGTTTGATCTGCATCTGCTCGAGCATCTGTTCGGCCTGCTCGGCCTTTTGCGGGCTGCGCTGGGGGAAGAACAACATCTGTTCGAACTCGATCTCGTCGCCGAGGTTGAACAGCTTTCGCAGGAACTCGAACTTGATCTCGGAAAAGGCCGTGGACAAAATCCCCGACTGCTCGCCGAGCTGAAAGGTGATTACGCTCGGCGTGAGATAACGCTTGCCCTGCCACCAGCCCTTGACGCAGCCCACGACTCCGTGGACCGCCTTGCCGTTCTCGAGCTTGAGCCCGAACAGATCGATCACGTCGTCGAACTTCACCGGGCTCGATCCCGGCGCAGGGATCGACAGAGCCACAAGGTAACCCTGCTGCTCAAGGTGGGCCTTTGCCAGATGCAGGTCGAAATCGGACATAATTATCTCCGGGGCAAAGATACTTGTCCTGTTGATCCCGCGTCAAGCACCGGCGCGAGAGGGCGGCTTTGAGCCGCACCAATACTCGCGATCGGACAATGCACGTTGTTAAACGATACTCGCCGCGACGCGGGGCTGGGCGTTGTTAAAACCAATCGCAGTGCGCGTGTTTTGCCCCCGGCTCAAAGCCGGGCGCGGTGCGGGTCGTGGGATTACTACCAGCGTGATACGCGAGTTTTGTGGCGGCTCTAAGCCGAATTTAAAGCTGCACTTAGACCCCGATGTGCCGGGCGATGACGATCCGCTGCACTTCGGAGGTCCCCTCGCCGATCTCGAGCAGCTTCTGGTCGCGGTAGAAACGCTCCACCGGATACTCCTTCATCAGTCCGTATCCGCCGTGAAGCTGCACCGCCTGGTTGACCACGCGCCCCATCACCTCGGAGCAGTAGAGCTTGGCCATTGCCGCCACCTTGCCGAACGGCTTGCCCTCGTCGCGCAGCCAACACGCCTTGTACAGCAGTCCGCGCGCAGCCTCGATCTCGGTGGCCATGTCCGCGAGCTTGAACGCGTTGACCTGAAACTTGCACAGCGGCTTGCCGAACTGCACGCGCTCCTGGGAGTAACGCAACGCCGCCTCGTACGCACCCTGGGCGCCGCCCAGGCCCATGGCCGCGATCGACAGCCGTCCGCCGTCGAGGGTCGCCAGCATTTGACGGAAACCCTCGCCGCGCTTGCCAAGAATGTCGGCCTCGGGCACGCGGCAGTCGTCGAAGTACAGCTCGCCGGTATCCGAGGCGCGCCACATCATCTTGTCGTGCATGGGCACGGCCTTGAACCCCTCGGTTCCGCTGGGCACCAAAATGCAGCTGATCTCGTTGCGTCCATCCTCACGCTTGCCGGTAATCGCCTGCACAGTGCAGATCCCGGCCATTGGACCGGCGCTGTTGGTGATAAAAATCTTGGAGCCGTTGATTACCCATTCGCCGTTATCGAGCTTGGCGTTGGTTTTCGAAGCCCCGGCGTCCGACCCGGCGTTGGGCTCGGTCAGGCCGAACGAGGCCAGGCACTGGCCCGCACAGAGCTTGGGCAGCCATTCGGATTTCTGCTGCTGGTTGCCAAAATAGTTAATCGGGCCGATGCCCAACGAGTTGCCCGCGGCCACGGTCGCCGCCTGGGAGCCGTCCACGCGCGCGATCTCCTCCACCGCGATGATGTAGCTTAAGTACCCCATCTCCGTGCCGCCGAACTCCTCGGGGACGAATATCCCGAACAGGCCCAGATCGGCCATGCCGCGCGTCAGCTCAACCGAGAACCCCTGCTCCTCATCCAGTTTCTGGGCAACCGGAGCGATCTCTTTCTCCGCAAAATCGCGCACTGTTTTACGCAGGATGTTCTGCTCGTTGGTAAGCTCGAAGCTCAGCATGCTCTCCCCCTCGGCAATAAGGATTATCGTTGATTTGGTATGCGTGTTTTTCCGCTAAAACCGGCGGACGAACACTAGCAACGGCACGCTAAGCTGTCAATCGGCGGCAGCTTTGAGCTGCACCAAAACTCGCGCACAGCGATGGTCGTTATGCAACGACCCACCCCGCGCACAGGCCGGGCAGCTTTGAGCTGCACCAAAGCTCGCGTACAGCGATGGTCGTTATGCTACGACCCACCCCGCGAAGAGGCTTGTGCGACAAAACCTCGATTCTGAAGATCAACAGCGTATTGAGAGTCTGCGCTTATTCCTCTAGCTCGTACTCCCAGTCCATGCGGTCGGGATAGAGGTTCTTGGTCAGCAGGTCGGCTGCCTGCAGATCGTCGCGCAGGTTGAAGCTGAAAAAGGCCACGGTGTAGGCGTTGATCGCCTCGAACGCGACGTCGTGGTCGATGAATTCGAACGGCTCCCCGCTCTCGAGGCGCTGGCCCATGCCGCAGCCGTCCTCGTCCCCGAGGATCGAGGGGAGCAGGATGCACGAGTCGGAGAAGGTGTAGTGCCCCGCGTCGCGCAGCTCGAGCTTGAACTTGGGCGGCGGCACCAGTATGTAGTCCCAGCGCATCAGGAAGATCACGTCGCCCATGGTGCCGTCCTCCAGGGCGATCATGAACATCATCGACTTATCGTAGCTCGGATCGATCCAGGGGAACATGAAAGAGGCCATGTCGATCCCCGCGGTCAGCCGCGGATCGTCCTTGGTGGTCTCGGCGATCGACGTGCCGCCGAAGGAATGCCCCATGCCGCCGAAGTGTTCGGTCTGAATCGCGCCGCTAAAGCGGCCGTCGGGATCGTCGGCCGAGAGCTCGGTGAACGCGTCCATCAGGAAACTGAAATCATTTTTACGCTGCCAGAAGCTTACCGGCACCAGATCCTCG
The Candidatus Alcyoniella australis DNA segment above includes these coding regions:
- a CDS encoding acyl-CoA dehydrogenase family protein; the protein is MLSFELTNEQNILRKTVRDFAEKEIAPVAQKLDEEQGFSVELTRGMADLGLFGIFVPEEFGGTEMGYLSYIIAVEEIARVDGSQAATVAAGNSLGIGPINYFGNQQQKSEWLPKLCAGQCLASFGLTEPNAGSDAGASKTNAKLDNGEWVINGSKIFITNSAGPMAGICTVQAITGKREDGRNEISCILVPSGTEGFKAVPMHDKMMWRASDTGELYFDDCRVPEADILGKRGEGFRQMLATLDGGRLSIAAMGLGGAQGAYEAALRYSQERVQFGKPLCKFQVNAFKLADMATEIEAARGLLYKACWLRDEGKPFGKVAAMAKLYCSEVMGRVVNQAVQLHGGYGLMKEYPVERFYRDQKLLEIGEGTSEVQRIVIARHIGV